In the genome of Enterococcus hirae ATCC 9790, one region contains:
- the rpsF gene encoding 30S ribosomal protein S6, whose protein sequence is MENTKYEIMYIIRPNIDEEAKTALIERFDAILKDNGAEVIESKDWEKRRLAYEMNGYREGIYHIVKVSSPSSATAVNEFDRLAKINDDIIRHMIVKEEA, encoded by the coding sequence ATGGAAAATACGAAATATGAAATCATGTACATTATTCGTCCAAACATTGATGAAGAAGCAAAAACTGCTTTAATCGAACGTTTCGATGCAATCTTGAAAGATAACGGAGCTGAAGTTATCGAATCTAAAGATTGGGAAAAACGCCGTTTAGCGTATGAAATGAACGGTTACCGTGAAGGTATCTATCACATCGTTAAAGTGTCTTCTCCATCATCAGCAACTGCTGTCAATGAATTTGACCGTCTTGCTAAAATCAACGACGATATCATTCGTCACATGATCGTGAAAGAAGAAGCATAA
- the ssb gene encoding single-stranded DNA-binding protein has protein sequence MINNVVLVGRLTKDPDLRYTSSGTAVATFTLAVNRNFTSQNGNREADFINCVIWRKSAETLANYARKGTLLGVTGRIQTRSYDNQQGQRVYVTEVVAENFQLLESRAASENRQQTGGYQSSGQSTNDFGGSNNYNQTSQSSNGMPDFDRDNSDPFGSSSTIDISDDDLPF, from the coding sequence TTGATTAATAATGTTGTACTAGTTGGACGTCTAACTAAAGATCCGGATTTACGATATACATCAAGTGGCACTGCAGTAGCAACGTTTACTTTAGCTGTTAATCGTAATTTTACTAGCCAAAACGGCAATCGTGAGGCTGACTTTATTAATTGTGTGATTTGGCGTAAATCAGCAGAGACATTAGCAAACTATGCTCGTAAGGGGACTCTTTTAGGAGTTACTGGACGTATCCAAACTCGTTCTTATGATAATCAGCAAGGACAACGTGTATACGTAACAGAAGTAGTTGCTGAAAACTTCCAATTATTGGAAAGTCGTGCTGCATCTGAAAATCGTCAACAAACTGGCGGTTACCAAAGCTCTGGTCAATCGACAAATGATTTTGGCGGAAGTAATAACTATAATCAAACATCTCAATCATCCAACGGTATGCCTGATTTTGATCGTGACAATTCTGATCCATTTGGTTCAAGTTCAACGATCGACATTTCAGACGATGATTTACCATTCTAA
- the rpsR gene encoding 30S ribosomal protein S18, translated as MAQQRRGGRKRRKVDYIAANHIEYIDYKDIELLKRFISERGKILPRRVTGTGAKNQRKITVAIKRARIMGLLPFVSED; from the coding sequence ATGGCACAACAAAGAAGAGGCGGACGTAAACGTCGTAAAGTAGACTATATTGCTGCTAACCATATTGAATATATCGATTATAAAGATATTGAATTACTAAAAAGATTTATCTCAGAACGTGGAAAAATCTTGCCACGTCGTGTAACAGGTACAGGCGCTAAAAACCAACGTAAAATTACTGTTGCTATCAAACGCGCACGTATCATGGGCTTACTACCTTTCGTAAGTGAAGATTAA